The genomic region ACAATATCCAGTGGTTTTAAAACCGATGCTTTTGAATTGCCTCCAGCTTGAAACGATCCCACGGAAATCACCACATCATTTAAAGCATTCGCACTGGATTTTACGGTAAACGAACGGGATTTGTAAGTCTCTATTACGATGGTTTCCCGAATGGTTTCCAACAACAACGAGCTGATCACCAAAACCTGACTTCCTTTCGCATCGGTTTCAAATGAGAAGGTACCGTCGGCTGCAGATGGCGCTCCGTCATAGGTTCCTTCTATAAACACATTCACCCCCTCCTGCGGTTTCCCTTTTTGATCAACCAGTTTTCCGGAAATTTTTGTTTGCGCCTGAAATACCAGACAACATAAAAGACTACAAATTGTAAGTATCGTTTTCATCATTTCTTGTTTTTTAGTGCTTCAAAATTGCAACAGTTGGTTTTCATTTAATAAAAAAGGATACCGAACTGTAGTTTTCTTAGGATGAATTGTAAATTTTTTAAAAGCGTGCTTTTCTTTTGTCGCAAAATGGCGTAAATTAGCAGGAATCCAAGTTATTATCGTATGAATATTGAAGAACTACAAATCCTTTGTTCCTCTTTTCCGGGTGTAACGGAGGACATCAAATGGGGAAATGATCTGTGTTTTCTGATCGCCAATAAAATGTTTTGTGTAATCGGTCTTGATAGCACACCGCTAACGGTTTCGTTTAAAACGACCGAAGAAGATTTTGATCAATTAACCACACGACTGCATATAAAACCGGCTCCGTATATGGCCCGGTATAAATGGGTATTGGTAGAAGACAGTTCCGTACTAACATCTAAAGAGTGGGAACACTATATCGCGCAGTCCTATCGACTGATCAAAGGAAAACTGTCAGCAAAAGTTCAGGCTTCCCTATAGTAATCCAAAAAACAAAACCATGAAAATACCCGACCAATACCTACCGGTCATGCCGTATATCATTACCGACCAGGCCGAGTCTTTTCTCGATTTTACCAAAAAAGTACTGGGCGCCCGGGAGCAGCTTATCGTTCCCGGTGAAGGCAACCGAACGATTATGCATGGCGAAATTCGGATTGGAGATGCGGTAATCATGTTTGCCCAGAAACCGGACAATTATGATACCCGTTCCTGTGGTATGTTTGTTTATGTCGAAAATGTAGACACCGTTTATCAAAATGCACTCCAACAACATGCTGTTTCCCTGATGCAACCTATTGCTATACGGCTGGTTTTGAAGATCCTTTTGGTAACCAGTGGTGGATCGTTACACCGTAATTTTAACGTTTTT from Flavobacterium sp. WV_118_3 harbors:
- a CDS encoding MmcQ/YjbR family DNA-binding protein, which produces MNIEELQILCSSFPGVTEDIKWGNDLCFLIANKMFCVIGLDSTPLTVSFKTTEEDFDQLTTRLHIKPAPYMARYKWVLVEDSSVLTSKEWEHYIAQSYRLIKGKLSAKVQASL